ATTGTTTCTTTGAGCAGCTAAATTTCCGTCCAGAGGAATTTCAATTGAGGTCCATTGTCCAGGTGTCAACCCTTCTATCAAGAATCTTCGGTCAACATCATCCCCATCGGGAAGTCCTGTAGTAGTATTTGTTTCCAATACTTGGTTGGCACCGACATCCCTGATCTGTACGTCCACAGCTGTGGATTCATCAAATGGATATACATCAATATGAAGTGTTGTACGGCTAGTACCGTCCAAGGTATTACTGAATACGATTCCTGTAAAGTTGTTGTTGGTATATACCAATGCATCCTCATCGTCATTTGAAAGGAGCTGAAGGTTGGTTGTAGACCCCCCAAAATTTGGCTCAAAGATGCTTTCAACCGCATTAGCATATTCATTACTGAAAATAGCACTCACATTTTCTGCCAATTCCATAGGTAGAGGGGCCGTTGGCAAAACACCATTGGAAGTAATATCCAAAGATCCTGATGCCCTGACATTCGCCAATTGGGCCGTGATGGAAGAATTGCCTGATCCAACAACCACAATTTCACCCGATTCATTAACTATTGCCACTGAGTTATCTGACGAAGAAAAATCGAAATATGCCGGAGCTGCCGAAACCGTTTGGTTTATACCAGAGGCTAGATTAAATGTTTGGCTGATTCCCGTAATCACGAACTCTATACCATTAACTGCCGGAGTAGAAATATCTTGTCCAAAAAATATAGTTGGACTGGGCTGGGCTATAGTTCCAAGTTTTTCAAAACGTAGTTCATCAATCCAAAACGTATACCCAAAACCATTGGTAGTTTGTGTTCCTGCCGAGAAAAAAAACATCCCCCTTTCCTGTATCAATTTTGAAGGATCTGGAATAGGAATGATAACTTTTCTCCAATCCGTAGATAAGCGTATGTTCTGGGCAATAACTGCAAACTTATTTTCCTCAAAATCAGTTCCAAAACCTACTTCCCCAATGGTAGCGGTAATGGAGCCTTTTACATAAAAGGTCAAGGCATCAAATCCGGTAAGATCTCTACCATCACCTCGATCCAGGAAAATGCCTCCAATAAAGCCACCGTCTGGGTCATCTGGTGCGGGAACATCAATTCGTATGGAAGATGTTCCCATAAAAGCGACATTGTCATCCGTACCAAAGCCCTCAGGATTTGCTCCTTCGTTTGGATCAAACGAATCAAAAAATTCATCCGTGAGCCCTACCGGCTCGTCTGTAAATATGTCTCCATTGTTAGAAAATGCTGCAAATTTCACATCATCTGAAAAGTCTCTTTCACAACTTGAAAAAACAGCAATACCCAGGCTCAAAAGGAGTGTAAAACGTAAGTGTATATTTCTAATATTTTTCATCTTTCAATCTTTTTATTTGCCAATGTTGATGTGTACGTAAGTCATTATCTCCCATTCACTACCGTTACCAAAACCAACAGGGCTGATGGTAGGTTCTGTCGCAAATTCTTCAGCAGCATTTGGAGCGAATCTTGGTGAGAATTGATCTAAAGACCTCCATGTACCTCGAATTCCTATTTGCGTGCTTGGCAAAATGAACCAATCTGGTTTACCCAAAGTGGTAGAGAGGTCCAACATTAGCTGTAGTGGGAATGTTAAGTTGAAGTCCCTATGGTAATCAAAAGGTCCCCAATCATTAACCCTTACATGCGTCTCTAATTTCATTTTCTTGTAAATACCACGAATATCGCCTCCAAAGCGCTTTATCAATCGGTCACTATCGCCGTTCCCCTGTCCGTTACCGTAATAGAAATTCCCTATCAATCCCAATTCTGGACTTAACTTAGAAACCATTCTTGAATGGATTTCCCATAAATCTTCGGCAGGCGCCGAGTCAGGAAAGGAAAAGATAGTACGATCGGCCAAGAATCCGATATGCGCATCCATTGTAGTAGGAAGGTGACGGTATACAAAACCTAAGTTCATGGCGAACTTGGCATCTTCAGACCTATCATTGTCCCATTCATACATCCATGTTCCTGGTGTTGGATCAAAAGTCAACAGTATCTCACCAGCAGTGGTCTCACGATTCCAACGTACAGAAAAAGGATCGTCAATAATGTTTCTTAGTCGACCAGGCGCTTGTACATCCCGTGGCATGGCATCCACTAATGGTTTTTGCCACATAAAATTAGGAGCTATCTGAAAATTCCCTGCCGCGAAAGTAAGTCCAGAAAATACACTGGTTACATTGCCACTTCCCGTATCCCTTAATTTCCATCCTGTGAACGTCATGGTTTGATCGGCACCACCATTGGCAATCAATCCCATAGCCGATGCTTGACCATACCAATTGAATTTTCCTCCTTCATAGGTAACTTTAATTTTACCTCCCCAATTATCACTGGCTTGTATTCTATCTTCAAAAACAACGTAGTTTCCGGGCGTGCCCCTAACATCTTGGAAGGAGGTGCCATTCAATGGGCTTCCTGCCCAAATTCCGCCCACCATGACTCCAACTTTTCCAAATTCCCGTTCTATGGCCAGTGTTGCTCTTTCGGTCGGCCAAGGCGGTACTACGCCGCTTCGTAGTTGATTGACATCCAAAACCCTACGTCCGCTTTCATCAAAAACGATTTCAGTTTCAAAATCCCTATGATAGATACCCGTAACATCGAATTTTCCTATATGCCTTTTATATTTAAAAAGCATGGTAGGATTAGCACCCCACCATAACTGAGGTCCTATAGCAGCTTTTAAACCTTTCAAGGGTCCTTTTCCATCTATTTCAGCCCCTAAAATCTCTCCATTATAGATATCCAGATTCGGCCCATAATTGGCTTCTGGATACAGGCCAAAAAAGTCCCCTTCATACCCCCAGTGGTAATGCCCAGTTCTATAAAAACCTCTTAAATCGAACTCTTTTGCGTTCCACTCGAATTCTGCTTGGTAAACAGCCACCCTGTTATTATCAACCAGCGGCACATCGCCTTCTGGTGTATTCACTAAAATCGGTCTAGCCCTGTTTTCATAAAAAATCTCATTGATGGGGTTTTGGGCAACATTACCCACCACATTAAAATTCACTTCGGCCCGCATATTTGGAGCTGGATTCCCTTCTACACCAATAAAGTAGGATTGCATGTGATCAAACCCTAATTGATTTGGAAACGTAATTGCGTCGTCTGGATCTGGGTTATCCGGTGTTGTAATCAAACTACCGCCTGTACTGAATGTTGAGAGTCTTGCCGTAAGATTGCTTATACGAAGCAGATTACTTTGCTCCCCATTCAAGGCCGCTTTGTCCCCACGAGCCTTAAGAACAGCATCCATTAGCTGGATGTTATTGAAGTGGTTTGTTATAAAATCTTGGTCTACACCTGCATCATAAGGATTTAACTGATGTGCATCTTTCAACGCGTAATACGCAGCACGTGGATACAATTCGTAGAGTCCTCTTGGATTGGTTGCACCTTTGGCACAAATCCCAAACCATTCTTCGTTCATATTATTTGCTCCCGGTGCCGCTAAATCCCTAGAATACCCACCATTGGACCACGAAGCATTGTTGTCATGTACATCTGCATTTTCTCTATCATCAAAACCAAACTTCCACCACCCATCACTAAATTGGAAAGTAAATCCTCCTATTGAGTTTCCAGCTTTTCCAATTCCTGCAGCATTCTCATAGATTTCTTTCCAGTTTTCGACCATATAATAGGCCTGTGAATATTGGTCTTCTTTGTTTTCGATTGCATTAAAGGCATCTGCTCCAAACTCCGTGAACATCACGGGCTTGTTCAATTTATCCTTTACTACTTGGAACATGTCCCCAAAAGAAGCTCCACGATACGTATTGGTTCCATAGATGTCAACGTCTTTACATTCTTCGGCAACAATATCTATAAAGAGTACGTCTCCATTACAAATAGCTACCGGATGTGAAGTATCCATAGACTTCATCATTTTTGCAGCCTCGTTCATCAATCGATACATAGGTCTCCCTCGACTTTCCCCAATAAAGTTGATTCTTCCTTCATCATCTGGAAAATCTTCGGTTTCCGCTCCTGCCCAAAACAGACCATAATTGTTTTCATTACCCAATAGGTATAGTAAGAGTCCAGGCGTGTCTTTGTAACCATTGACCAATTCCTTCATTTCGGACATCAAGAACTCTTCTGTCGTAGGGTCATCATAAATCGTCACTGGTGTCCAAACCCCGTTCAGTGTCAACCCGTAGCGTCCAAAGGAGTGGTTGAGCATGGTATAAATACCATAGTTTTCGTAGATGTACTTAATCCATTTTGCAGGAACGCCCGTGTATTGTCGAATCACGTTTACGTTCATGTTCTTGAGAAGTGACATCTCAGTGTCGAGTCCAGCTTTAATTACATCATCTGGTTTTTTCCAAAATGCTGCGTTCACTGTGTTCGTACCAATTGGAATGTAATCCCAATTCATACCATTAATCATGAAGTCCTCTCCATTGACCACCAGTTTCATTCCCTCTTCATTACTTACGACAGATACCTTGTCCGCTTGCGCATACAATCCCACCGTACATAAAAAGAGTAGTAATCTCAGTAAATTGTTTTTCATAGTTATGTTTAGTTTAATTCAGTTATTCGTTATAGGTATCATTGTTTTGGCTGGTATGAAATAGATACAATTTGATTTTGAGCTTCAACTATAAAAATCTCCAACCATTCCTATCTACACTATTTCGAATGGTTAAACTTATCCTAATGAATTGATAAATCCACAAAAAAGACCTCAACAAAAAACATACATATTAAAAAATGACACCTATTTTTACGATATAGTTATAAAAGCCCATTTTTAGTGGCTTCTACAGGAATTCGAATTCTATCGCTTTTAGTGAAAAATTAGGTGTGTATAGGTAATGTTGAGGTAAAAAAAGAAATGTGTATAGGCTTTAAGCTCTAATATGTTGTTTACAACGTTTTCGTTACGTGAAAGATTCAATTTTTTAAAGGACGGATATAGCTAAATCTATGCATGACAATCAGAAATAGCAATAAACAAAGATAGATTTAGTTGCGAACAAACGCTGGTTTTGATTTTATCAATACATTACATATCAAATAAAAGAAGAAGAGATAACATTTAAAGCTTAAGAATATAATTGACCAGATTTGCATCATGATCCAAGTTCATTTTTTTTCGAAGCCTGTATCTTTTAATTTCGACACTACGCGCAGATATGTTAAGAAGTGGCGCTATTTCTTTTGAGGATAGATTTAATCTTAGATAGGCGCAAAGACGTATATCATTTGGGGAAAGGTTAGGGTGTGATTTTTTAAGTTTCTTCAAAAACTTGCGATCGGCATTGTTAAAAGCTTCTTTAAAGAGCTCCCAATCATCATTTTGATTTAGACTTTTATCAATAATAGTAACGATAGGCCTAACTGATTCTTTGTTTTCAACACTGGATACAAGCTGTTCTTTCACCTTGGACAATAATTCGTTCTTTCTTATAATACTTAATGTGGAAGCGGCGAGCTCGTTACTCTTACTCCTAAACTCTTCTTTGAGTTGCTCATTTTTAATCTTGATGATTTCCTTTTCATTTTGGGCTCGCTCCAATGCCATTTGTCGCTGATTTTTTTCAATCAGTTTGCGTTGCTTATTATGATAATACCTTCGATAAAGGCTATGGATAAATATCGATGCTAAAACAAA
The nucleotide sequence above comes from Flagellimonas sp. HMM57. Encoded proteins:
- a CDS encoding glycoside hydrolase family 2 TIM barrel-domain containing protein, coding for MKNNLLRLLLFLCTVGLYAQADKVSVVSNEEGMKLVVNGEDFMINGMNWDYIPIGTNTVNAAFWKKPDDVIKAGLDTEMSLLKNMNVNVIRQYTGVPAKWIKYIYENYGIYTMLNHSFGRYGLTLNGVWTPVTIYDDPTTEEFLMSEMKELVNGYKDTPGLLLYLLGNENNYGLFWAGAETEDFPDDEGRINFIGESRGRPMYRLMNEAAKMMKSMDTSHPVAICNGDVLFIDIVAEECKDVDIYGTNTYRGASFGDMFQVVKDKLNKPVMFTEFGADAFNAIENKEDQYSQAYYMVENWKEIYENAAGIGKAGNSIGGFTFQFSDGWWKFGFDDRENADVHDNNASWSNGGYSRDLAAPGANNMNEEWFGICAKGATNPRGLYELYPRAAYYALKDAHQLNPYDAGVDQDFITNHFNNIQLMDAVLKARGDKAALNGEQSNLLRISNLTARLSTFSTGGSLITTPDNPDPDDAITFPNQLGFDHMQSYFIGVEGNPAPNMRAEVNFNVVGNVAQNPINEIFYENRARPILVNTPEGDVPLVDNNRVAVYQAEFEWNAKEFDLRGFYRTGHYHWGYEGDFFGLYPEANYGPNLDIYNGEILGAEIDGKGPLKGLKAAIGPQLWWGANPTMLFKYKRHIGKFDVTGIYHRDFETEIVFDESGRRVLDVNQLRSGVVPPWPTERATLAIEREFGKVGVMVGGIWAGSPLNGTSFQDVRGTPGNYVVFEDRIQASDNWGGKIKVTYEGGKFNWYGQASAMGLIANGGADQTMTFTGWKLRDTGSGNVTSVFSGLTFAAGNFQIAPNFMWQKPLVDAMPRDVQAPGRLRNIIDDPFSVRWNRETTAGEILLTFDPTPGTWMYEWDNDRSEDAKFAMNLGFVYRHLPTTMDAHIGFLADRTIFSFPDSAPAEDLWEIHSRMVSKLSPELGLIGNFYYGNGQGNGDSDRLIKRFGGDIRGIYKKMKLETHVRVNDWGPFDYHRDFNLTFPLQLMLDLSTTLGKPDWFILPSTQIGIRGTWRSLDQFSPRFAPNAAEEFATEPTISPVGFGNGSEWEIMTYVHINIGK